The Nitrospira sp. KM1 genome includes a window with the following:
- a CDS encoding Trm112 family protein, producing the protein MVEEPGLKRPARVDKDLLAILCCPETKLEVSLADSALVDKLNQAISRGTLKNKAKKLVMEPLDGGLIRADRKVLYPVREDIPVMLIEEGIPLDDSI; encoded by the coding sequence ATGGTTGAAGAACCTGGATTGAAACGCCCGGCCCGAGTTGACAAAGATCTGCTGGCGATTCTCTGTTGCCCGGAGACAAAACTTGAAGTCAGTCTTGCAGATAGCGCGTTGGTCGACAAACTCAACCAGGCCATCAGCCGAGGGACCCTTAAAAACAAAGCCAAGAAACTCGTGATGGAACCACTGGACGGTGGACTCATCCGTGCAGACAGAAAAGTTCTCTATCCGGTCAGGGAAGACATTCCGGTCATGCTCATTGAGGAAGGGATTCCTCTCGACGACAGCATCTAG
- the gcvT gene encoding glycine cleavage system aminomethyltransferase GcvT — MLHTPLIEQHRQGGAKLVDFAGWEMPIQYTGVVDEYHSVRTHAGLFDVSHMGRVVVSGASSASYLQYVTTNNVTRLSVGQAHYSMICNDRGGIKDDVFVYRTNETEFLVCVNASNLRKIVDWMQQNRRQEDACTIDNRSTDLAQIALQGPTSRAILASLGAADIETLKLHHCCDSTVSGIPCFIARTGYTGELGYELNVVAEKASLLWNRLLEAGRGFGLKAAGLGARDLLRLEMAYLLYGNDMNEDITPLEAAAEWTVDLEKGTFIGRDALHRQKQTGTSRRFVAFELLEKGVPRHGFRILDPSSSHVIGEVTSGNLSPLLQKGIGLGYVEIAHTKPGTQVTIDIRGKLFPAHIVKPPFYQRLKAGPKTTSS, encoded by the coding sequence ATGCTGCACACCCCACTCATCGAACAACACCGCCAGGGAGGAGCCAAACTCGTCGATTTTGCCGGGTGGGAGATGCCGATTCAATATACCGGCGTCGTCGATGAATACCATTCCGTCAGAACACATGCCGGTCTCTTCGACGTCAGCCATATGGGCCGCGTGGTCGTCTCCGGAGCTTCAAGCGCCTCATACCTTCAGTATGTCACCACCAATAATGTGACCCGTCTCTCCGTAGGACAGGCTCACTATTCAATGATCTGCAACGATCGCGGCGGAATTAAGGATGACGTGTTTGTCTATCGAACCAATGAGACCGAATTCCTCGTATGCGTCAATGCTTCGAATCTCCGGAAGATCGTGGATTGGATGCAACAGAACCGTCGCCAGGAAGATGCGTGCACGATCGACAATCGCTCGACCGACCTGGCTCAAATCGCCCTGCAGGGACCAACTTCCCGAGCAATTCTGGCATCGCTTGGTGCGGCGGACATCGAAACCCTCAAACTCCACCATTGCTGCGACAGTACCGTGTCCGGAATTCCGTGCTTCATCGCCAGAACCGGATACACAGGGGAGCTGGGATACGAGCTCAACGTGGTGGCGGAGAAAGCCTCGCTCCTCTGGAATCGGTTGCTCGAGGCTGGGCGCGGGTTCGGTCTCAAAGCCGCCGGATTGGGCGCTCGTGATCTCCTGAGGCTTGAGATGGCATACCTGCTCTACGGGAACGACATGAACGAGGACATCACCCCTTTAGAGGCAGCGGCCGAATGGACCGTGGATCTCGAGAAGGGAACGTTCATCGGACGGGATGCCCTTCACCGACAAAAACAAACCGGTACCTCACGACGATTTGTGGCCTTCGAACTGCTGGAAAAAGGAGTGCCCCGGCACGGCTTCCGCATTCTCGATCCGTCTTCCTCACATGTCATCGGGGAGGTCACGAGCGGCAATCTTTCCCCGCTCCTGCAGAAAGGCATCGGCCTCGGATACGTGGAGATTGCTCATACGAAGCCGGGAACACAGGTTACGATAGATATTCGAGGGAAATTGTTTCCGGCACACATCGTCAAACCGCCGTTCTACCAGAGACTCAAAGCCGGACCAAAGACCACATCTTCATAA
- a CDS encoding DUF3488 and transglutaminase-like domain-containing protein: MPFERALKLSSILLAATAFLGLLLAGSIPVLLAIPTALIVIMILLHTTGWPQATHLPQLVPASPALLNGLLILAFALFVIDFWVVSQELLPSGVHFLVLLMCIKVVSLHQRRDYRHLYALCLMAILASAAQTADLWYVPIFILYLLTAIWTLLLYHLTGRDALSTGDGTDSGRTNAFSVQAVITGRFFWLTNGIAVLTFVLTLTIFFLLPRISAGFLPQPKGDGLKTTGFSERVDLGMIGSVKEDPQIVMRVGLPDDPAAGKDRLYLRGLAYEHYSGRAWSSGSRFRRQLGLIGDGMFTVRAVGTQPPDRFSRQLRQDILLEALDTAVLFAAPFAELVSGDFGSLQADRMNGIHLPFPSASRIRYSVTSRERQIMSDERMSSREEYADSIRGQYLQLPNVSHDVIALARQVTATLHTPYEMTVAVQQHLLTSYRYSLETETSASVSPLEDFLFTRKTGYCEHYATAMVVMLRTLGIPARLITGFLATEWNDFGNYYTVRQRDAHAWVEVYLPRSGWIMMDPTPASAAPAATGWETFRRFGESVKLQWDRVFIRYDIRDQIAVVHGLRDSGEVVRTFVTHWFRNLANTGSHMLAVLLGHAHIANGTVYWLLGFSVFAGLALLIAFTWHRRYARQMRHYPATRMQEHITQLYKNMLSIAAGQGMTLHPATTSTEFLQLIGDEWQEARGPVKQITELYCRGRFGGTPLTHEELARAAEQLIALRRLARTT; encoded by the coding sequence ATGCCTTTTGAACGGGCATTGAAACTTAGTTCTATCCTGTTGGCTGCAACGGCCTTTCTCGGATTGTTGCTTGCGGGAAGTATCCCCGTCCTACTCGCGATCCCCACCGCACTTATCGTGATCATGATCCTGCTTCATACGACTGGATGGCCTCAGGCGACTCACCTGCCACAATTAGTGCCAGCGTCTCCAGCACTGTTGAACGGCTTACTGATTTTGGCGTTTGCGCTCTTTGTCATCGATTTCTGGGTCGTGTCTCAGGAATTGCTGCCATCCGGCGTTCATTTTCTTGTGCTCTTGATGTGCATCAAAGTCGTCTCGCTGCATCAGCGCCGCGACTATCGGCATCTGTACGCCCTCTGCTTGATGGCCATCCTGGCTTCGGCCGCACAGACTGCGGACCTTTGGTATGTGCCCATTTTTATTCTTTATCTTCTCACCGCCATCTGGACGTTGTTGCTCTACCACCTGACCGGACGAGACGCCTTGTCCACGGGAGACGGAACCGACTCAGGACGGACAAACGCCTTTTCCGTGCAGGCAGTCATCACCGGCCGCTTTTTCTGGCTGACCAATGGAATTGCGGTCCTGACGTTTGTGCTGACCCTGACAATTTTCTTCCTTCTTCCGCGCATCAGTGCCGGATTTCTCCCGCAGCCAAAAGGCGACGGGCTCAAGACAACTGGCTTCTCCGAACGCGTCGATCTCGGGATGATCGGTTCCGTGAAGGAAGATCCTCAAATCGTCATGCGGGTCGGATTGCCAGACGATCCTGCAGCGGGAAAAGACCGCCTTTATCTCCGAGGATTAGCGTACGAACATTATTCCGGCCGAGCATGGAGTTCCGGCAGCCGATTCCGTCGGCAGCTGGGGCTGATCGGCGATGGCATGTTCACCGTACGAGCGGTCGGAACCCAACCGCCTGATCGGTTTTCACGGCAGCTCCGCCAGGACATCTTGCTAGAAGCACTCGACACAGCCGTCCTGTTCGCCGCTCCGTTTGCCGAATTGGTCAGCGGAGATTTCGGAAGTTTGCAAGCCGATAGGATGAACGGGATTCATCTGCCCTTTCCGTCTGCGTCCAGAATCCGATATTCCGTGACCTCTCGTGAACGCCAAATCATGTCCGACGAACGCATGAGCTCTCGCGAAGAATATGCCGATTCTATTCGTGGGCAATACCTGCAATTGCCGAATGTCTCACACGATGTCATCGCATTGGCACGGCAGGTAACAGCCACCCTCCACACTCCGTATGAAATGACCGTTGCCGTTCAGCAACATCTATTGACCAGCTATCGGTACAGCTTGGAGACAGAGACATCGGCCTCAGTGAGCCCGCTCGAGGATTTTCTTTTTACGCGCAAAACCGGCTATTGCGAGCATTATGCGACCGCAATGGTTGTGATGCTTCGGACGCTGGGAATCCCCGCTCGTCTGATCACTGGGTTTCTTGCGACCGAATGGAACGACTTCGGGAACTACTATACCGTTCGCCAACGGGATGCCCATGCCTGGGTGGAAGTCTACCTCCCTCGTTCCGGATGGATCATGATGGACCCGACGCCCGCGAGTGCCGCCCCAGCCGCGACAGGTTGGGAAACGTTCCGGCGCTTCGGTGAATCCGTGAAACTACAGTGGGACCGAGTCTTCATCCGATATGACATCCGCGATCAAATAGCGGTCGTCCATGGACTGCGGGACAGCGGTGAAGTCGTCCGGACCTTCGTCACCCACTGGTTCAGGAACCTCGCAAACACAGGGTCTCATATGCTCGCAGTCCTCTTGGGTCATGCTCACATTGCCAATGGCACGGTCTACTGGCTCCTCGGATTTTCTGTCTTCGCAGGCCTTGCACTGCTGATCGCATTCACCTGGCATCGGAGATATGCCAGACAGATGCGTCATTATCCCGCAACGCGCATGCAAGAACACATCACGCAGCTGTACAAGAACATGCTGAGCATCGCTGCAGGTCAAGGCATGACCCTCCATCCGGCGACGACATCAACCGAGTTCCTCCAGTTGATCGGTGATGAATGGCAGGAGGCAAGAGGTCCGGTGAAGCAGATCACTGAACTCTATTGCCGAGGACGCTTTGGTGGAACACCGCTCACTCACGAAGAACTCGCCAGGGCCGCCGAGCAACTCATTGCGCTACGACGCCTCGCTCGTACGACGTGA
- a CDS encoding FIST N-terminal domain-containing protein, translated as MTAHTTRTTTSATLQFASALSRKTDTEAAVRDLADAIRSQIGHEPMDLACIFFSPHHVEKAGLISAMLKEELRVGACLGCSGTGIIAGTEEVETAAALTLWTARLPKVHVKPLRLTFTAEQDHIQLKGWPEPSVLESTFLLLADPFSTPVDDVLTLMAERYPNGKAIGGLAGGGHGSGENRLLLDETVYEAGLVGVQLTGPVVIRSIISQGCCPIGERFVVTKAEGNLVYELGGLPALRRLQDVFESLESPERRIAHRALHVGIVIDEHKSHFDRGDFLVRNLMGADQEAGAIAIGDVVREGQTLQFHLRDARSASEDLHFLLAADRSKYSNPPLGALLFSCCGRGEGLFGRPHHDTGVVRERLGDLPLAGFFAQGEIGPVGGKNFLHGYTASLAVFSEPDASQI; from the coding sequence ATGACTGCTCACACAACCCGGACGACTACGTCCGCCACACTGCAGTTCGCCTCTGCCCTCTCCCGCAAGACCGACACGGAAGCCGCCGTGCGGGATCTGGCCGATGCTATCCGGTCGCAAATCGGCCACGAGCCGATGGACCTCGCATGTATCTTTTTTTCTCCTCATCATGTGGAGAAGGCTGGGCTGATTTCCGCCATGCTCAAAGAAGAGCTTCGCGTCGGCGCCTGCCTCGGCTGCTCAGGAACCGGCATCATCGCTGGCACGGAAGAAGTGGAAACAGCTGCGGCGCTGACGCTGTGGACAGCGCGATTGCCGAAAGTCCACGTGAAACCGCTGCGCCTGACGTTCACCGCTGAGCAGGATCACATTCAGCTCAAAGGATGGCCGGAACCGAGCGTCCTCGAGTCCACCTTTCTTCTCTTGGCCGATCCGTTTTCTACCCCAGTGGATGACGTGTTGACGCTTATGGCGGAGCGGTATCCGAACGGAAAGGCAATCGGAGGTCTCGCTGGAGGCGGACACGGATCCGGAGAAAATAGATTACTACTGGACGAGACGGTATATGAAGCAGGCCTCGTCGGTGTCCAGCTCACCGGACCCGTCGTGATTCGCTCGATCATTTCACAAGGATGCTGCCCGATCGGCGAACGATTCGTCGTGACTAAGGCCGAAGGGAATCTTGTTTATGAGCTCGGTGGACTTCCCGCCTTGCGCCGTCTGCAGGATGTCTTCGAATCTCTTGAAAGCCCTGAGCGTCGGATTGCTCATCGTGCGCTCCATGTGGGCATTGTCATCGACGAGCATAAAAGTCATTTTGATCGGGGTGACTTTCTCGTGCGCAATCTGATGGGCGCAGACCAAGAGGCCGGCGCAATTGCCATCGGCGATGTCGTTCGGGAGGGTCAAACACTGCAATTTCATCTTCGAGATGCCAGATCCGCAAGTGAAGACCTGCATTTTCTGCTTGCGGCGGACCGGTCGAAGTATTCCAACCCACCACTTGGCGCCCTGCTATTCAGCTGTTGCGGGCGGGGAGAGGGATTGTTCGGCAGGCCGCATCACGACACCGGAGTCGTCCGTGAGCGGTTGGGGGACCTCCCGCTTGCCGGGTTCTTCGCGCAGGGAGAAATCGGTCCGGTCGGAGGGAAGAACTTCCTGCATGGTTATACGGCGAGCCTTGCCGTATTTTCAGAGCCCGACGCGTCACAGATTTGA
- a CDS encoding GNAT family N-acetyltransferase yields MPPSDSLIIRTARPEDEDSIVTFSMAMSLETEGRTLDRPRLLDGTRAVLNAPDRGFFMVAENQGSPQPRLVGQLMITFEWSDWRNAVFWWIQSVYVDPAYRRRGVYRRMHERIIEMVRADARVCGVRLYVERDNQTAQTVYRRVGLLCSKYIVYEQDFVLPPHSLTSQRDTQEESV; encoded by the coding sequence ATGCCGCCGTCAGACAGCCTCATCATCCGAACGGCTAGACCGGAAGATGAAGACTCAATCGTCACCTTCAGCATGGCCATGTCGCTTGAGACCGAGGGCCGAACGCTTGACCGTCCACGCCTTCTGGACGGCACGCGAGCCGTGCTCAACGCTCCCGATCGAGGATTTTTCATGGTTGCGGAGAATCAAGGCAGTCCGCAGCCCCGCCTGGTTGGACAATTGATGATCACATTCGAATGGAGCGACTGGCGCAACGCCGTCTTCTGGTGGATTCAAAGTGTCTATGTCGATCCCGCCTATCGCCGGCGTGGCGTCTATCGTCGGATGCACGAAAGGATCATCGAGATGGTCAGAGCAGATGCCCGTGTCTGCGGCGTCAGGCTCTACGTCGAACGTGACAACCAGACCGCCCAAACCGTTTACCGCCGCGTCGGTCTCCTGTGTTCGAAGTACATCGTCTATGAACAAGATTTCGTCCTTCCACCTCATTCATTGACATCCCAACGCGATACACAAGAGGAATCCGTATGA
- a CDS encoding mismatch-specific DNA-glycosylase, which translates to MPSKVKWVGQYSKTTTKPPQHPIGRSLPIPKRVLPDYLTHGLRVLFVGINPGMRSASVGHHFAGYSNRFWKLLFDSALVPERLSYEDDRRLLEWQLGITNIIPRATSGIDGLSQHEYIIGTRRLHDVVGQYRPRLVALLGVTIYRSLFPDSSRRRFRLGYQPQTLGETPIFLLPNPSGRNAHYSYAVMLAAFQELRRAIDARD; encoded by the coding sequence ATGCCTTCCAAAGTCAAGTGGGTGGGGCAATATAGCAAGACGACAACCAAACCGCCTCAACACCCAATTGGCCGTTCACTGCCCATACCAAAACGCGTCCTTCCCGATTACCTGACCCATGGCCTTCGTGTACTCTTTGTCGGTATCAATCCAGGAATGCGCTCGGCCTCAGTCGGGCATCACTTCGCCGGCTATTCGAACCGCTTTTGGAAACTCCTCTTCGACTCCGCACTCGTCCCGGAACGTCTGTCGTATGAGGATGACCGACGATTGCTTGAATGGCAGCTTGGCATTACGAATATCATCCCGCGCGCAACGTCCGGAATTGATGGGTTGTCACAACACGAGTATATTATCGGCACCAGACGTCTTCACGACGTTGTCGGGCAGTATCGCCCGCGTCTTGTTGCCTTGCTTGGAGTGACGATCTATCGTTCTCTCTTTCCAGATTCCTCACGCCGGCGTTTTCGGTTGGGATATCAGCCGCAGACTCTCGGCGAAACACCAATTTTTCTCCTTCCGAACCCCAGCGGTAGGAATGCCCACTATTCCTATGCGGTGATGCTGGCCGCGTTCCAGGAACTTCGACGCGCAATCGATGCAAGGGACTGA
- a CDS encoding TIGR00730 family Rossman fold protein — MEPSSAHSSSTDPPFSSSSFIPADHDTEFLQRGELRSVRLGLELLKPELELGEQGIRSTIVVFGSARLQETSIAQSALQDVERLIANGPGNPSDIQELEKAKRQVALSKYYEIARDFARMVSSVCQISGRCDYVIVTGGGPGIMEAANRGASDVNAKSIGLNITLPHEQHPNPYITPELSFQFRYFGIRKMHFLIRAKALVAFPGGFGTLDELFETLTLLQTGKISNILVVLVGRDFWDRLINWQLLVQDGLIAQQDLGLFHYAETAQEAWELIARHHGISSS, encoded by the coding sequence ATGGAGCCTTCTTCCGCCCACAGTTCATCGACCGACCCACCGTTCTCTTCGTCATCTTTTATCCCTGCCGACCACGATACCGAATTCCTTCAGCGCGGAGAACTCCGATCAGTTCGCCTTGGACTCGAACTGCTAAAACCCGAGCTGGAATTGGGGGAGCAAGGCATCCGCTCCACTATTGTGGTCTTCGGAAGCGCTCGGCTTCAAGAGACGTCCATCGCGCAGAGTGCACTGCAAGACGTCGAACGCCTTATCGCCAACGGCCCAGGCAATCCATCAGACATCCAGGAACTTGAGAAGGCCAAACGTCAAGTCGCGCTGTCGAAGTATTATGAAATCGCCCGCGATTTTGCCCGCATGGTCTCTTCCGTCTGCCAGATAAGCGGCCGTTGCGATTACGTTATTGTGACCGGCGGTGGCCCCGGCATCATGGAGGCCGCGAACCGCGGTGCCTCTGACGTAAACGCCAAATCCATAGGACTCAACATTACCCTGCCCCATGAGCAACACCCCAATCCGTACATCACTCCCGAGTTGAGCTTTCAGTTCCGATACTTCGGCATTCGAAAGATGCACTTCCTCATCAGAGCCAAAGCCTTGGTGGCATTTCCAGGTGGATTCGGCACGCTTGATGAACTCTTCGAAACCCTGACGCTCCTCCAGACCGGCAAGATCAGCAATATTCTCGTCGTACTGGTCGGAAGGGATTTCTGGGATCGACTCATCAATTGGCAATTGCTCGTGCAGGATGGGCTCATTGCCCAACAAGACCTTGGATTGTTCCATTACGCAGAAACCGCACAGGAGGCATGGGAACTGATTGCCCGGCACCATGGTATTTCTTCGTCATAA
- a CDS encoding P1 family peptidase, with product MTRVVIAALTYAALGCSLEGAPLVAAQDADAIRHRIRDLGIVVGSYPPGPLNAITDVGGVKVGHTTLISGEGPLNPGIGPVRTGVTVIIPREDVWHNKVPAGSFVLNGTGEMTGLAWVAESGFLEYPVALTNTLNVPRVANGIMDWMIARYPDIGITDDTLTPVVAECDDGRLNDIQGRHVSERDVVRALDQASSGAVIEGSVGAGTGMVSYGFKGGIGSASRRLSEKENGYTIGVLVNANHGRRPELVVSGVPVGKLYDTDTPVAQSVHPGMSEGSIIIVIATDAPLDGRQLSRLAKRAALGLARTGSTARHGSGDFILAFSTANVIPHYPQTPTFALTHLADTHLNPLIAATVEATEEAVLNALTMATTVVGRDDRRVEAISLTRLRALIEPRTEQR from the coding sequence ATGACGCGAGTCGTGATCGCGGCACTTACATACGCCGCGCTCGGCTGCAGCCTTGAAGGAGCGCCTCTTGTTGCCGCTCAGGATGCCGACGCAATACGCCATCGAATACGGGATTTGGGGATTGTCGTTGGGTCCTACCCCCCAGGCCCCCTGAATGCCATTACCGATGTCGGAGGAGTGAAGGTCGGACATACCACCCTTATTTCTGGAGAGGGTCCTCTTAACCCCGGAATCGGGCCGGTGAGAACTGGCGTGACCGTCATCATCCCGCGCGAGGACGTGTGGCATAACAAAGTCCCCGCCGGTTCGTTCGTACTCAACGGCACCGGTGAGATGACCGGATTGGCATGGGTGGCCGAATCCGGCTTCCTCGAGTATCCAGTGGCCCTGACCAACACATTGAACGTGCCGCGTGTCGCGAACGGCATCATGGACTGGATGATCGCACGCTACCCCGATATCGGCATCACCGACGACACGCTGACACCGGTCGTGGCGGAATGTGACGACGGCCGGTTGAACGATATCCAAGGGCGTCACGTCTCCGAGCGCGATGTCGTCCGGGCTCTTGATCAAGCATCCAGCGGAGCGGTCATCGAAGGATCGGTGGGTGCCGGAACGGGAATGGTCTCTTATGGTTTCAAAGGAGGGATCGGATCGGCCTCGCGACGCCTTTCAGAAAAAGAGAATGGCTATACCATCGGCGTATTGGTCAATGCCAACCATGGCCGCCGTCCTGAATTGGTCGTCTCGGGAGTTCCCGTCGGAAAACTGTATGACACCGACACCCCGGTGGCTCAGTCCGTTCATCCTGGAATGAGCGAGGGGTCCATCATCATTGTCATCGCCACCGATGCACCCCTCGACGGGCGCCAATTGAGCAGATTAGCTAAACGTGCAGCTCTTGGATTGGCCCGCACCGGTTCCACGGCCAGACATGGAAGCGGGGATTTCATCCTGGCATTCTCTACTGCCAACGTCATTCCGCACTACCCTCAGACGCCTACGTTCGCACTGACTCATCTGGCCGACACGCATCTCAACCCATTGATTGCGGCGACCGTTGAAGCGACGGAGGAAGCCGTTCTGAATGCCCTGACCATGGCCACCACGGTGGTAGGTCGGGACGACCGGCGGGTGGAAGCCATCTCACTGACACGTTTGCGTGCACTCATCGAACCAAGGACGGAACAGCGATGA
- a CDS encoding NUDIX domain-containing protein, with translation MSKNIFNGKVITVNIDSVALPNGVTVDLEVVRHPGAAAVVPLKPDGTVMLVRQFRHAAGGFIYEIPAGKLYPGEDPQACASRELEEEIGYRAGTLELLSSVFTAPGFTDEVIHIYRATDLTKGHQHLDKDEVLDVVELSLQEAVAMIRSGAIRDAKTMVGLLSIYVEGIGREGA, from the coding sequence GTGAGCAAGAATATCTTCAACGGAAAAGTGATCACCGTGAATATCGACTCGGTTGCGCTGCCGAACGGAGTAACCGTGGACCTCGAAGTCGTACGACACCCCGGCGCAGCGGCCGTTGTTCCGCTAAAGCCAGATGGAACCGTCATGCTCGTCCGCCAATTTCGGCACGCGGCTGGCGGTTTTATTTATGAAATCCCGGCAGGAAAGCTCTATCCAGGTGAAGATCCTCAAGCCTGCGCCTCGCGTGAACTTGAGGAGGAAATCGGCTATAGGGCGGGGACTCTCGAACTCCTGTCGAGCGTCTTCACCGCCCCGGGCTTTACCGACGAAGTCATTCACATTTATCGCGCAACTGATCTCACGAAAGGCCATCAGCACCTCGATAAGGACGAGGTACTGGATGTCGTCGAATTGTCCCTTCAAGAAGCCGTCGCTATGATCCGTTCGGGCGCAATTCGAGACGCAAAAACGATGGTGGGCTTACTGTCGATCTATGTTGAGGGGATCGGTAGGGAAGGTGCTTGA
- a CDS encoding DUF58 domain-containing protein — MTPSSITSRVWQLLTRRSIRLTPEGTRFLLFTVAIGVAAINTGNNLFYLLLAMMLSLVIISGLLSEQCVRRLEFHRHLPDLIIAEEPATMSVVVINRNAHLPVFSVNILDVSANQDLERGLFVPQLPAQRSIVLSYPLLASARGWLHIDGIRAETLFPFGLFLKRAFYRVDAHVLVGPPIKPLSLRFVEELVSDGQGLSLPRRGHGTQLYNLRLYRPGDDSRAIHWMTTARTSQLMVRETEAEDQLRVTIVLSTVAPDESDRLFERSVTLVASILWHLSRNSYPLRLIVNDQDSSLGTGSDHLLSMLRLLALCTRRKPGRAEDHTSARMFDPAVDAECGYTIAVMPWSDAAWQGQMAGIDRILRRAQIEELTHAF; from the coding sequence ATGACCCCCAGTTCAATCACTTCCCGCGTCTGGCAGCTTCTAACCAGGCGGTCCATTCGGCTGACGCCGGAAGGCACCCGCTTTCTTCTCTTTACCGTAGCTATCGGTGTCGCGGCCATCAACACGGGGAATAACCTGTTTTACCTTTTGCTAGCCATGATGCTGAGTCTTGTCATCATCTCGGGGTTGCTCTCAGAGCAATGTGTACGCCGCCTTGAGTTCCACAGGCACTTGCCGGACTTGATCATAGCCGAAGAGCCTGCAACGATGTCGGTGGTCGTCATCAACCGCAATGCACATCTGCCGGTCTTTTCGGTCAACATTCTCGACGTCTCGGCCAATCAGGATCTCGAACGCGGGTTGTTTGTTCCGCAGCTACCGGCTCAGCGATCGATCGTGCTTTCCTATCCACTTCTTGCGTCTGCCAGAGGCTGGCTTCACATCGATGGGATTCGGGCAGAAACTCTTTTCCCATTTGGGTTATTTCTCAAACGAGCGTTCTATCGCGTCGATGCGCATGTTCTTGTCGGCCCTCCGATCAAACCGCTCTCTTTGCGCTTCGTCGAGGAACTCGTCAGTGACGGACAGGGCCTCTCCCTCCCGCGTCGTGGTCACGGAACGCAACTCTATAACCTGCGACTGTACAGGCCCGGAGATGATTCACGCGCCATTCACTGGATGACAACGGCGCGTACATCCCAGTTAATGGTGCGAGAAACTGAAGCTGAAGACCAGCTGCGAGTTACGATTGTTCTATCGACCGTGGCTCCGGATGAATCGGATCGATTATTCGAACGAAGCGTCACCCTCGTCGCCTCGATTCTCTGGCACTTGTCCAGAAACTCATACCCCCTGCGGCTCATCGTGAACGACCAAGACTCCAGCCTGGGAACCGGTTCGGATCATCTCTTGTCGATGCTGCGTCTCCTCGCGCTGTGCACGCGTCGAAAACCAGGGCGAGCCGAGGATCATACATCCGCTCGTATGTTCGACCCGGCGGTGGATGCCGAATGCGGATACACCATCGCCGTCATGCCCTGGTCTGATGCCGCATGGCAAGGGCAGATGGCCGGCATCGATCGCATACTACGCCGGGCTCAGATCGAGGAATTGACTCATGCCTTTTGA
- a CDS encoding DUF502 domain-containing protein produces the protein MNVFWRKFLTGLLILVPGWATLIILATLVSTVNSAIADLLNNLGISAKPMIGLGIFFILVMVTGMIATHMLGRRLLDSTERWIDNIPFVRSIYLTLKGMADLFQFRSRFGRSTVVAFPFPRDGVWALGFVMGTAPAPLQVDQADNLMMIFVPTAIHPFTGFLAFVPHRQLHPLNLLPEDAMKMEFSAGFYQPGADWLGAPRMSA, from the coding sequence GTGAATGTGTTCTGGCGGAAATTCCTCACAGGTCTGCTGATCCTAGTCCCTGGATGGGCCACATTGATCATCCTCGCGACTCTGGTCTCAACCGTCAATTCAGCCATTGCAGACCTTCTGAACAATCTGGGCATATCGGCCAAACCGATGATCGGTCTGGGCATCTTTTTCATTTTGGTCATGGTGACCGGAATGATCGCCACGCATATGCTTGGACGCAGGCTGCTGGACTCGACTGAACGCTGGATCGACAATATTCCTTTCGTTAGGAGCATTTATCTCACCCTCAAAGGCATGGCCGACCTATTTCAATTCCGATCTCGATTCGGACGCAGCACAGTGGTGGCCTTCCCATTTCCCCGCGACGGCGTCTGGGCTCTCGGTTTTGTGATGGGGACTGCTCCAGCCCCTCTCCAAGTCGACCAGGCAGATAACCTCATGATGATATTCGTCCCAACCGCCATCCACCCGTTTACGGGATTTCTCGCCTTCGTGCCGCACCGCCAGCTTCACCCGCTCAACCTTCTGCCTGAAGATGCCATGAAGATGGAATTTTCAGCCGGCTTTTATCAACCGGGCGCCGATTGGTTGGGCGCGCCAAGGATGTCCGCCTGA